In Flavobacteriales bacterium, a single window of DNA contains:
- the tatC gene encoding twin-arginine translocase subunit TatC, which produces MGEEKQEQSFLEHLEILRWHLIRSSAAVLLFTVLAFVFPEILFDKIIFAAKDPSFATYRFFCWMSETLHFGEALCIDEMPFELMNINMSGQFSTHIVSSVVAGFVIAFPYIFWEIWRFVKPALHNSEKKYSRGVVFYTSLLFTLGVLFGYYAVAPLSVQFLGNYQVSSEVINQINLNSYITTVTTVCLANGIVFLLPVLIYFLSKLGFITPAFLRQYRRHALVILMILAAVITPPDIMSLILVTFPLMLLYEVSIKVSARFQDEE; this is translated from the coding sequence ATAGGCGAAGAAAAACAAGAACAGTCTTTTTTAGAACATTTAGAAATATTGCGTTGGCATCTTATAAGAAGCTCTGCTGCCGTTTTGTTATTTACAGTTTTAGCTTTTGTATTTCCAGAAATTCTTTTTGATAAGATAATTTTTGCCGCAAAAGACCCCAGTTTTGCTACCTATAGATTTTTCTGTTGGATGTCTGAAACGCTTCATTTTGGAGAAGCTTTGTGTATTGATGAAATGCCATTTGAGTTAATGAACATCAATATGTCTGGTCAATTTAGTACTCATATTGTCTCATCTGTCGTTGCCGGTTTTGTGATTGCTTTTCCCTATATTTTTTGGGAAATATGGCGATTTGTAAAGCCAGCCCTTCATAATAGTGAGAAAAAATATTCTAGAGGCGTTGTTTTTTACACCTCTCTACTTTTCACATTGGGTGTTTTATTTGGATATTATGCTGTAGCTCCCTTATCTGTTCAGTTCTTAGGAAATTATCAAGTCAGTTCGGAAGTAATCAATCAAATCAATCTCAATTCTTACATTACTACAGTTACTACTGTATGTTTGGCAAATGGGATAGTTTTCCTTTTACCTGTTCTTATATATTTCCTTAGTAAATTAGGTTTCATAACTCCTGCCTTTTTAAGACAATATAGAAGACATGCTTTAGTTATATTGATGATTTTGGCGGCAGTAATCACTCCTCCAGACATTATGAGTTTAATTTTGGTGACTTTCCCACTTATGCTACTTTATGAAGTTAGTATTAAGGTGTCAGCTAGATTTCAAGATGAAGAATGA
- the lnt gene encoding apolipoprotein N-acyltransferase, whose product MFRKLLLCLISALFLVLSWPPSGFPFLIFGAFVPLFFILKDLQKKRFAFFYSFLVFALWNTFTTYWIYNASLFGAIAAVCVNSILMASVMTLFIWLKSKFNDRRAWWALISLWLSFEYLHLNWDLSWPWLTLGNAFAHYPQSIQWYEYTGTLGGSLWILLANISLFHSIKNKSKYLLSSVVIALPTLFSFLINTKNETGKVIEIVVVQPNIDPYFEKFDDLTSIQQLEKFIELAESKLDSSTNYLIGPETAIVDGVWENKIENSPEIQRLIQLIEKYPKLNIIVGAVTYKAYSKTEQIPKTARQFTGLDAYYDVFNSAIQINASEISVYNKSKLVQGVEFTPFPALLENLEFLAIDLGGITGSLGTQDYREVFASKSAQMAPIICYESIFGEFISQYVRNGADLFAIITNDGWWKDTPGYKQHLNYASLRAIECRRAIARSANTGISAFIDSKGKISNATQWDEEIVIKGRLETNTTQTIYVRFGDYIGRISAFIAVMFLCFAVAKRD is encoded by the coding sequence ATGTTCCGCAAACTACTACTTTGCCTTATTTCAGCTCTATTTTTGGTGCTTTCATGGCCACCTTCAGGTTTCCCATTCCTAATTTTTGGTGCTTTTGTGCCTTTGTTTTTTATTCTTAAAGACCTTCAAAAGAAAAGATTCGCTTTTTTTTACTCTTTTTTGGTTTTTGCTTTGTGGAATACATTCACAACTTATTGGATTTATAATGCCAGTTTGTTTGGTGCAATAGCTGCAGTTTGTGTAAATAGTATTTTGATGGCTAGTGTGATGACTCTGTTCATATGGCTAAAATCAAAGTTTAACGATAGACGTGCTTGGTGGGCACTTATTAGTTTATGGTTAAGTTTTGAGTACCTTCATTTAAATTGGGATTTGTCTTGGCCTTGGCTAACTTTAGGAAATGCATTTGCTCACTACCCTCAATCTATACAATGGTATGAATATACTGGAACTCTGGGAGGAAGTTTATGGATACTATTAGCTAATATTAGCTTATTTCATTCCATAAAGAATAAATCTAAATACCTTTTATCTTCTGTAGTAATAGCTTTACCAACTCTATTTTCATTCCTAATCAATACTAAGAATGAAACAGGAAAAGTCATTGAAATTGTGGTGGTACAACCCAATATTGACCCCTATTTCGAAAAATTTGATGACCTGACTTCTATACAACAATTAGAAAAGTTCATCGAATTAGCTGAAAGTAAATTGGATTCATCTACCAATTATTTAATAGGTCCTGAAACAGCTATTGTTGATGGGGTATGGGAAAATAAAATTGAAAATTCTCCAGAAATACAGAGATTGATACAATTAATTGAAAAGTACCCTAAATTGAATATCATTGTAGGGGCAGTAACTTACAAAGCTTATTCTAAAACTGAGCAAATTCCAAAAACAGCTCGTCAGTTTACAGGGTTAGATGCTTATTATGATGTTTTTAATTCTGCTATTCAAATAAATGCTTCTGAAATTTCCGTTTATAATAAGTCTAAGTTAGTTCAAGGTGTAGAATTTACGCCCTTTCCAGCACTTTTAGAAAACCTCGAATTTTTAGCTATTGACTTAGGTGGAATTACTGGAAGTCTTGGTACTCAAGATTATAGAGAAGTATTTGCGTCTAAGTCAGCACAGATGGCACCCATCATTTGTTACGAATCTATCTTTGGAGAATTCATTAGTCAGTATGTTCGCAATGGTGCTGATTTGTTTGCTATTATTACCAACGATGGGTGGTGGAAAGATACGCCCGGTTACAAACAGCATTTGAATTATGCTAGTCTTAGAGCAATAGAATGTAGAAGGGCTATTGCACGTTCTGCAAACACAGGAATTTCAGCCTTCATTGATAGTAAAGGTAAAATATCAAACGCCACACAATGGGATGAGGAAATAGTAATAAAAGGTCGTTTGGAAACGAACACAACTCAAACTATTTATGTTAGGTTCGGCGACTATATTGGTCGAATATCTGCTTTTATTGCAGTAATGTTTTTATGCTTTGCTGTGGCTAAAAGAGATTAA
- the lptB gene encoding LPS export ABC transporter ATP-binding protein yields the protein MKITAKNIVKTYRNRRVVDGISLDVKQGEIVGLLGPNGAGKTTSFYMMVGLVKPDEGHVYLDNEDVTDQPMYRRAQMGIGYLAQEASVFRKLSVEDNILAVLEMTALSKSEQNAKLESLLDEFGLQHIRKNRGDLLSGGERRRTEIARCLATDPKFILLDEPFAGVDPIAVEDIQQIVSKLKDKNIGILITDHNVHETLSITDRAYLLFEGKILKSGTADELAADEQVRKVYLGQNFELRK from the coding sequence ATGAAGATAACAGCTAAAAACATAGTCAAGACGTATAGGAATAGAAGAGTCGTTGATGGAATATCGTTAGATGTTAAACAGGGCGAGATTGTAGGTCTATTAGGTCCAAATGGTGCTGGTAAAACCACCTCTTTCTATATGATGGTAGGTTTAGTAAAGCCAGACGAAGGACATGTTTATTTGGATAATGAAGACGTAACCGACCAGCCCATGTATCGTAGAGCACAAATGGGAATTGGCTATTTGGCACAAGAAGCTTCAGTTTTTAGAAAGTTATCTGTTGAAGATAATATATTGGCTGTACTAGAAATGACAGCTTTATCTAAGTCTGAACAAAATGCGAAGTTAGAATCCCTACTTGACGAGTTTGGGCTGCAACACATTCGTAAAAATCGAGGGGACTTACTGTCAGGAGGTGAAAGACGAAGAACAGAGATTGCTCGTTGTTTGGCAACCGACCCAAAATTCATTTTACTAGATGAGCCTTTCGCTGGTGTTGATCCCATTGCTGTTGAGGATATTCAGCAAATTGTATCTAAATTAAAAGATAAGAATATCGGAATACTAATAACCGATCATAATGTCCACGAAACACTTTCTATTACTGATAGGGCTTATTTGTTGTTTGAAGGAAAAATTCTTAAATCTGGAACAGCTGATGAATTGGCAGCTGATGAGCAAGTCAGAAAAGTATATTTAGGACAGAACTTCGAATTGAGGAAATAA
- the tilS gene encoding tRNA lysidine(34) synthetase TilS, with product MLNKLKSFIAEYQLAESNEKLLLAVSGGKDSVVMAHLFHQLDYAFAIAHCNFKLRAEDSDGDEKFVEELAHKLNVPFYSQSFDTKTYAIENKLSIQMAARDLRYEWFDNLTKKEGYNKIVTAHHQDDAIETLLIKKSRKSSIGALQGIPVKNANIIRPFLTFSVEQIQNYILENSIEYREDKSNSSIQYQRNSIRKSLQYDSQDKRAKYLDEIESNKNAYSKLLEKCERYNTKFCENKNNGIFLPFEYLLKQDEKQEILYEILKQYGPFSWRDVFSLIDSEVGRYVANSEFRIVRERQGFFVSKISENLKEQLFIKVNDTVLTSPISIKLRVHDFKDFKLIKNSRLAALDYSKLHFPLILRPWQKGDVFTPIGMKGKKKISDFMIDEKFSTYQKENTWVICSLDTIVCIVGHRINDEFKLVPETEKVYLVEPLMNEHGK from the coding sequence ATGCTAAATAAGCTAAAATCTTTTATAGCAGAATATCAATTGGCAGAATCTAATGAAAAATTACTTCTAGCAGTTAGTGGTGGTAAAGATAGTGTTGTGATGGCTCACCTTTTTCATCAATTGGACTATGCTTTTGCAATAGCTCATTGCAATTTTAAATTGAGAGCAGAAGATAGTGATGGCGATGAAAAGTTTGTTGAAGAATTAGCCCATAAACTAAACGTTCCTTTTTATTCTCAATCATTTGACACCAAGACATATGCTATTGAAAATAAATTATCTATTCAAATGGCAGCTAGAGATTTGCGCTATGAATGGTTTGACAATTTGACTAAGAAAGAGGGCTATAATAAAATTGTAACTGCTCATCATCAAGACGATGCCATAGAGACTTTGCTAATCAAAAAAAGCAGAAAATCTAGTATTGGAGCTTTGCAAGGGATTCCAGTTAAAAATGCCAATATCATAAGACCTTTTTTGACTTTTAGTGTAGAGCAAATTCAAAACTATATCTTAGAAAATTCTATTGAGTATAGAGAAGATAAATCTAATTCATCTATTCAATATCAAAGAAATAGTATTAGAAAATCATTACAATATGATAGTCAAGATAAAAGAGCTAAATACCTTGATGAGATAGAAAGTAACAAAAATGCCTATTCCAAGCTTCTCGAAAAATGTGAGAGATACAATACCAAGTTTTGTGAAAACAAAAACAATGGAATCTTCTTGCCATTTGAATACCTACTTAAGCAAGATGAAAAGCAAGAAATTTTATACGAGATATTAAAGCAATACGGACCATTTTCTTGGCGAGATGTCTTTTCTCTAATTGATAGCGAAGTCGGTAGGTATGTTGCCAACTCTGAATTCAGAATTGTTAGAGAACGACAAGGTTTTTTTGTTTCAAAAATATCAGAGAATTTAAAAGAACAGCTTTTTATTAAAGTTAATGATACCGTATTAACTTCTCCTATTAGTATAAAGCTGAGAGTTCACGATTTCAAAGATTTCAAACTCATTAAAAACAGTCGCTTAGCTGCTTTGGATTATAGTAAACTCCATTTTCCTTTGATACTTCGACCTTGGCAAAAGGGGGATGTTTTCACTCCTATTGGAATGAAAGGAAAGAAGAAAATTAGTGATTTTATGATTGACGAAAAATTTTCTACCTACCAAAAAGAAAATACTTGGGTAATTTGTTCGTTAGATACCATAGTTTGCATAGTAGGTCATCGAATTAATGATGAATTCAAACTTGTGCCAGAGACAGAAAAAGTATATCTTGTCGAACCTTTGATGAATGAACATGGAAAGTGA
- a CDS encoding CDP-alcohol phosphatidyltransferase family protein encodes MSIFKHIPNLITLGNLAFGILAILFAFGGKLTLASTCILIGAFLDFFDGFLARLLKASGEMGKQLDSLADLITFGLAPSIIVFQLLFLLETESYFTATNNLCDYFRHYLPYIAFLIPLFSAYRLAKFNIDTRQSDSFIGLPTPANALFFISIPFIVEYGEGFVYDLIYRKEVIIISVVILSLLMISELNLIALKFKSTRWSENKYRYILIVTSVILLLLLGFEAVPIILILYLILSIINKQVK; translated from the coding sequence TTGAGCATTTTTAAACATATACCCAACCTAATTACTTTAGGAAACTTAGCATTCGGAATTTTAGCTATCCTTTTTGCCTTTGGCGGTAAGCTGACTTTAGCTTCTACTTGCATCCTAATAGGTGCATTTCTTGACTTTTTTGATGGCTTTTTGGCTAGATTACTCAAGGCTAGTGGAGAAATGGGAAAACAACTAGACAGTTTAGCTGACTTAATTACATTTGGCTTAGCTCCTTCAATTATCGTTTTTCAATTGTTATTTCTTCTAGAAACAGAAAGCTACTTCACAGCAACCAATAACCTATGTGATTATTTTAGGCATTACTTACCGTACATTGCTTTTTTAATTCCCTTATTTTCAGCTTATCGTTTGGCAAAATTCAACATTGACACCAGACAAAGCGATTCTTTCATAGGCTTACCAACACCTGCCAATGCACTTTTTTTTATTTCTATCCCCTTTATTGTAGAATACGGAGAAGGATTCGTTTATGATTTGATTTACAGAAAAGAGGTAATTATTATTAGTGTAGTTATTCTTAGTCTATTGATGATTTCTGAATTAAATTTGATTGCACTAAAATTTAAATCTACCCGCTGGTCAGAAAATAAGTACCGATATATACTAATTGTAACAAGTGTGATATTATTATTGCTTTTAGGCTTTGAAGCTGTTCCAATTATTTTAATTTTGTACCTAATATTATCGATTATTAATAAGCAAGTTAAATGA
- a CDS encoding thioredoxin family protein codes for MKKFLFVITLVFPTLLFSQIFNPVSWEFSKEDLGGGEYELVFKASIENGWYLYSQFVEDDGPLPTTFTFFESNSYELIGTTQEGEPKQEYDPNFDMVLSYFTKEAVFTQKVKAINADAKVDGELMFMVCDATQCLPPEYVDFTFTLGSASEQVETKDVDDAESTSSLNLVSADADESENESSNNKGMWSIFFIAFFSGFAALLTPCVFPMIPMTVSYFTKQSKSRAKGISNAIIYGISIIIIYVGLGVGVSAAFGPEVLNSMATNAYFNIAFFVLLVVFAASFLGAFDLTLPHSWINKADKASDRGGFIGIFFMALVLALVSFSCTGPIVGTLLVEAASGGSYMGPIIGMLGFSLAIALPFALFAAFPGWLNSLPQSGGWLNSVKVVLGFLELALAFKFLSNADLVWQTHLLEREVFIAIWIIIFAFLTMYLLGMFKLAHDSDLKYVSVGRLFTAVLTGMFTVYMIPGLWGAPLKIINAFPPPMHYSESPYGVGYTQGGGAVVAHSEEEGQHLGPQGIMVFHDYDKGIAHAKKVGLPIMIDFTGWACVNCRKMEEQVWSDSEVKRILTEDVVLISLYVDERTPLAEDEQYETTIAGKKKKVRTVGDKWTVLQAETYKTNSQPYYVILDHNENQLGVSANYQDYGEVDLFKAWLQKGIDEFNQ; via the coding sequence ATGAAAAAATTTCTTTTTGTCATTACATTAGTGTTTCCAACACTACTATTTTCTCAGATTTTCAATCCTGTATCTTGGGAGTTTTCTAAAGAAGATTTAGGAGGCGGTGAGTACGAACTTGTTTTCAAAGCAAGTATTGAGAACGGGTGGTATTTGTATTCTCAATTTGTTGAAGATGATGGTCCTTTGCCGACTACTTTTACTTTTTTTGAATCCAATAGCTATGAGCTTATTGGGACGACACAAGAGGGTGAGCCCAAACAAGAATATGACCCTAATTTTGATATGGTCTTATCCTATTTTACTAAAGAGGCTGTTTTTACTCAAAAAGTAAAAGCAATTAATGCTGATGCCAAGGTCGATGGGGAGTTAATGTTTATGGTTTGTGATGCTACTCAATGTTTACCACCAGAATATGTTGATTTTACTTTTACCTTAGGTTCAGCGTCTGAACAAGTCGAAACTAAGGATGTTGATGACGCAGAAAGTACCTCATCTCTTAATTTAGTTTCAGCAGATGCTGATGAATCTGAAAATGAATCATCGAATAATAAAGGTATGTGGAGCATATTTTTCATTGCTTTTTTTAGTGGCTTTGCGGCTCTTTTAACTCCATGTGTATTCCCTATGATACCTATGACAGTGAGCTATTTTACTAAGCAAAGTAAAAGTAGAGCAAAAGGTATTTCTAATGCCATCATATATGGTATATCTATCATCATAATATACGTTGGACTAGGAGTAGGCGTATCTGCGGCATTTGGTCCTGAAGTGCTTAATAGTATGGCTACTAACGCCTATTTTAATATTGCATTTTTTGTTCTTCTTGTAGTTTTTGCGGCATCATTCTTAGGAGCCTTTGATTTAACATTACCGCATTCGTGGATAAATAAAGCTGACAAAGCTTCTGATAGAGGTGGTTTTATTGGCATATTTTTTATGGCATTGGTTTTAGCCCTAGTATCATTTTCTTGTACAGGACCTATTGTCGGAACATTATTGGTTGAGGCTGCCTCAGGGGGTAGTTATATGGGCCCAATCATTGGTATGCTAGGCTTCTCATTAGCTATTGCTTTACCATTTGCCCTGTTTGCGGCATTTCCAGGTTGGTTAAATTCATTGCCACAATCTGGTGGTTGGCTAAACTCTGTAAAAGTTGTTTTAGGATTTTTAGAGTTAGCACTTGCCTTCAAATTCTTATCTAATGCAGACTTAGTATGGCAAACACACCTTTTGGAAAGAGAAGTGTTTATTGCTATATGGATTATCATTTTTGCCTTCTTAACAATGTATCTGTTAGGAATGTTCAAGTTAGCGCACGACAGTGATTTAAAATATGTTTCGGTAGGTCGATTGTTTACTGCTGTATTAACAGGGATGTTTACGGTTTATATGATACCAGGTTTGTGGGGTGCTCCATTAAAAATTATTAATGCTTTTCCTCCTCCAATGCATTACAGCGAATCTCCCTATGGTGTAGGCTATACTCAAGGTGGTGGAGCTGTTGTTGCACACTCTGAAGAAGAAGGTCAACACTTAGGTCCTCAGGGAATTATGGTTTTTCATGACTACGATAAAGGTATAGCTCATGCTAAAAAAGTGGGACTGCCAATAATGATAGATTTTACAGGCTGGGCATGTGTAAATTGTCGTAAGATGGAAGAACAAGTGTGGTCTGATTCGGAGGTCAAAAGAATCCTTACTGAAGATGTTGTTTTGATTTCTTTGTATGTAGATGAAAGAACTCCTTTGGCTGAAGACGAACAATACGAGACGACTATTGCTGGTAAAAAGAAAAAGGTTAGAACAGTAGGTGATAAATGGACTGTTCTACAAGCCGAAACCTATAAAACCAACTCTCAACCTTATTATGTTATTCTAGATCATAATGAAAATCAACTTGGTGTTTCTGCCAATTATCAAGATTATGGTGAGGTAGATTTATTTAAAGCTTGGTTGCAAAAAGGCATAGATGAATTTAATCAATAG
- a CDS encoding YifB family Mg chelatase-like AAA ATPase, with product MLVKTFGSAVFGIDATTITIEVNVSPGIKFFLVGLPDNAVKESHFRIEAALKNTGYRLPGKKFIINMAPADIRKEGSAYDLPLAIGILAATHQVKSEGLEEYVIMGELSLDGGVQSIKGALPIAIQARKEGFKGLIVPKVNAKEAAIVNDLDVYGVDNIKELIDFLNGEKELNPEYVDTRKEFFDSVLFSDADFADVKGQENIKRALEIAAAGGHNAILIGPPGSGKTMLAKRIPGILPPLSLSEALETTKIHSVSGRMSNNSSLLTSRPFRSPHHTISDVALVGGGAFPQPGEISLSHNGVLFLDELPEFKRTVLEVMRQPLEDRVVTISRAKFSVDFPASFMLIASMNPCPCGFYNHPEKECLCGASIVQKYLNKISGPLLDRIDLHVEVTPVKFEELSKDKKSEASHLIRKRVIEARQRQTNRYAEMPQIHCNAQINPKQIRQFCTLSTTSQELLKKAMQKLDLSARAYDRILKVARTIADLEGSSDIQTNHIAEAIQFRSLDRGDWAG from the coding sequence ATGCTAGTCAAAACTTTTGGTTCTGCCGTTTTTGGTATTGATGCTACTACTATCACTATTGAGGTGAATGTATCTCCTGGCATTAAATTTTTCTTAGTTGGTCTTCCTGATAACGCCGTTAAAGAAAGTCATTTCCGTATAGAAGCAGCTCTTAAAAATACAGGTTATCGATTGCCAGGTAAAAAGTTTATAATCAATATGGCTCCAGCAGACATTCGCAAAGAAGGCTCAGCTTATGATTTACCATTGGCTATAGGTATTTTGGCAGCCACTCATCAAGTCAAATCAGAAGGTTTGGAAGAGTATGTGATTATGGGTGAATTATCTTTAGATGGTGGTGTTCAATCCATAAAGGGAGCTTTACCAATAGCTATACAAGCTAGAAAAGAAGGATTTAAAGGCTTAATTGTGCCTAAAGTAAACGCCAAGGAGGCAGCAATCGTAAACGATTTGGACGTGTATGGTGTGGATAATATCAAAGAATTAATAGATTTTTTAAATGGAGAAAAAGAGTTAAATCCAGAGTATGTTGATACTCGTAAAGAGTTTTTTGATTCAGTGTTATTTTCAGACGCTGACTTTGCCGATGTAAAAGGACAAGAGAACATTAAACGTGCGTTAGAAATTGCTGCAGCAGGTGGTCATAATGCCATACTTATTGGACCGCCAGGTTCAGGTAAAACTATGTTAGCTAAGCGTATTCCTGGAATTTTACCCCCTTTGAGTCTAAGCGAAGCCTTGGAAACGACTAAGATACATTCTGTTTCTGGTAGAATGTCAAATAATTCTTCTCTTTTAACTTCACGACCTTTCCGTTCTCCTCATCATACCATTTCAGATGTTGCCTTAGTTGGTGGAGGAGCTTTTCCTCAGCCTGGTGAAATTTCATTATCTCATAATGGGGTGTTATTTTTAGATGAGCTGCCAGAGTTTAAGCGTACAGTTTTGGAAGTAATGCGACAACCTCTAGAGGATAGGGTAGTTACCATTTCTAGAGCTAAGTTTAGCGTTGATTTTCCTGCTAGTTTTATGCTTATTGCTTCAATGAATCCTTGTCCTTGTGGATTTTATAATCATCCTGAAAAAGAATGTTTATGTGGTGCAAGTATTGTGCAAAAGTATCTCAATAAAATCTCAGGACCTTTGCTTGATAGAATAGATTTGCATGTTGAGGTTACGCCAGTAAAATTTGAAGAATTATCTAAAGATAAAAAGTCTGAAGCCAGTCATTTAATACGTAAAAGAGTTATAGAAGCTAGACAGAGGCAAACTAATAGATACGCCGAAATGCCACAAATACATTGTAATGCTCAAATAAATCCTAAGCAAATAAGGCAGTTTTGTACATTATCCACAACTAGCCAAGAACTACTTAAAAAAGCAATGCAGAAGTTAGATTTATCTGCTAGGGCGTATGACAGAATATTAAAAGTAGCAAGAACAATTGCTGATTTAGAAGGTAGTAGTGATATTCAAACTAATCACATAGCAGAGGCCATTCAATTTAGATCTTTAGACAGAGGCGATTGGGCAGGATAA
- a CDS encoding anthranilate synthase component I family protein, with product MRQTAVYNISDIEFFKKRLTSWASQFEQSAVLQGKTDKNNGLYLKYDMLVGVDALDELFSEKDSFDNLFNFHNDKQDWLFGFMSYDLKNEIEDLKSENLDFLNFPSLHFFQPKWVFEIIENQVSIHFPTNVERKEMQLLFKEIMNFELEDNSNGTVSIEARISKEEYIAGFEKLQQHIFRGDIYEVNYCQEFFAKNVILNPISVYQNLYSVSKPPFAAYYRCQDKHLMCASPERFLKKDNTTLISQPIKGTRKRSPQAEEDNRLKNELLNCPKEQSENVMIVDLVRNDLSKTASPSSVKVEELFGIYSFPQVHQMISTVVSELEENTPWTEAIRHAFPMGSMTGAPKISAMQLIEKTEVFKRGLYSGTVGFVTPDSNFDFNVVIRSILYNSTNQYASLPVGSAITANANPQDEYDECYLKAKAMMEVLNAK from the coding sequence ATGCGTCAGACTGCGGTTTATAATATTTCAGATATTGAATTTTTCAAAAAACGTTTAACGTCTTGGGCTTCACAGTTTGAACAATCGGCTGTTTTACAAGGAAAAACTGATAAAAATAACGGTTTGTATTTAAAGTACGATATGTTAGTTGGTGTTGATGCCTTAGACGAGCTGTTTTCTGAAAAAGATAGTTTTGATAATTTATTCAATTTTCATAATGACAAACAAGATTGGCTATTTGGTTTTATGTCTTATGATTTAAAAAATGAGATAGAAGATTTAAAATCCGAAAATTTAGATTTTTTAAATTTTCCTTCCTTGCATTTTTTTCAGCCTAAGTGGGTATTTGAAATCATAGAGAATCAAGTCAGTATTCATTTTCCTACAAATGTTGAACGCAAAGAAATGCAACTCTTATTTAAGGAAATTATGAATTTTGAATTGGAGGATAACTCCAATGGAACGGTAAGTATTGAAGCAAGAATTAGCAAGGAGGAATACATTGCAGGATTTGAAAAATTGCAACAACATATCTTTAGAGGGGACATTTATGAGGTCAACTATTGTCAAGAGTTTTTTGCAAAAAATGTAATCTTAAACCCCATTTCTGTTTATCAAAACTTATACAGTGTTTCAAAGCCACCTTTTGCAGCCTATTATAGGTGTCAAGATAAGCACCTAATGTGTGCTAGCCCAGAACGGTTTCTTAAAAAAGATAATACAACACTAATTTCTCAGCCTATAAAAGGAACAAGAAAAAGAAGTCCACAAGCAGAAGAAGATAATCGTTTAAAAAATGAATTGTTAAACTGCCCCAAAGAACAATCTGAAAATGTGATGATTGTTGATTTGGTTAGAAATGATTTGTCTAAGACTGCTAGTCCCTCATCTGTAAAAGTAGAAGAACTTTTTGGTATTTATTCCTTTCCTCAAGTACATCAAATGATTTCTACAGTAGTCTCAGAATTGGAAGAAAACACACCTTGGACGGAAGCCATTCGTCACGCCTTTCCAATGGGTAGTATGACAGGAGCACCTAAGATTAGTGCTATGCAGCTTATTGAAAAGACAGAAGTTTTTAAAAGAGGTTTGTACTCTGGGACAGTTGGATTTGTTACTCCTGATTCTAATTTTGATTTCAATGTTGTAATAAGAAGTATTCTTTATAATTCTACCAATCAATACGCATCTTTGCCAGTAGGTAGTGCTATTACTGCAAATGCCAATCCGCAAGATGAGTATGATGAATGTTATTTAAAAGCTAAAGCTATGATGGAGGTGCTTAATGCTAAATAA
- the purS gene encoding phosphoribosylformylglycinamidine synthase subunit PurS: MKFIAEIDIMPLKALLDPQGKAVSGSMKNVGLPEITNVRIGKHITLEIEANSEAEASEKVDKACSELLCNQIMEAYNFKITAA; the protein is encoded by the coding sequence ATGAAATTTATAGCAGAAATTGACATCATGCCATTAAAGGCACTTTTAGACCCACAAGGCAAAGCAGTAAGTGGTAGCATGAAAAATGTTGGTCTTCCAGAAATCACCAATGTTAGAATCGGTAAACACATTACATTAGAAATAGAGGCAAATAGTGAAGCCGAAGCCAGTGAAAAAGTTGACAAAGCTTGTTCTGAACTGTTGTGTAACCAAATTATGGAAGCTTACAATTTTAAAATCACAGCAGCATAA